One Amaranthus tricolor cultivar Red isolate AtriRed21 chromosome 1, ASM2621246v1, whole genome shotgun sequence DNA window includes the following coding sequences:
- the LOC130802387 gene encoding DNA-directed RNA polymerase subunit beta''-like: MEVLMAERANLVFHNKAIDGIAMKRLISRLIDHFGMAYTSHILDQVKTLGFQQATATSISLGIDDLLTIPSKGWLVQDAEQQSLSLEKHHHYGNVHAVEKLRQSIEIWYSTSEYLRQEMNPNFRMTDPYNPVYIMSFSGARGNVSQVHQLVGMRGLMSDPQGQMIDLPIQSNLREGLSLTEYIISCYGARKGVVDTAVRTSDAGYLTRRLVEVVQHIVVRRTDCGTIRGISVTSRNGIMPERIFIQTLIGRVLADDIYMGSRCIATRNQDIGVGLVNRFITLRTQPVSIRTPFTCRSASWICRLCYGRSPTHGDLVELGEAVGIIAGQSIGEPGTQLTLRTFHTGGVFTGGTAEHVRAPSNGKIQFNEDLVHPTRTRHGHPAFLCYIDLYVTIESEDTLHNVNIPPKSFLLVQNNQYVESEQVIAEIRAGTSNLNFKERVRKHIYSDSEGEMHWSTDVYHAPEFTYGNVHLLPKTSHLWILSGRPYRSSVVPFSLSKDQDQTNIHSLSFEQIDISNPSVINDQIKEKLSDSFSKKEDRIPDYSELNLIYPAKNSDLLAKKRRNRFIIPFQSNQEREKDLRYRSGLSIEIPINGIFRRNSIFAYFDDPRYRRKSSGITKYGTTEMHSIVKKEDLIEYRGVKEFRPKYQMKVDRFFFIPEEVHILPGSSSIMVRNNSIIGVDTQITLNTRSRVGGVVRVERKKKKIELKIFSGDIHFPGETDKISRHSGILIPPGRTNSKDSKDLKNWIYVQRITPTKKKSFVLVRPVVPYEITDGINLTTLFPQYLLQERDNVQLRVVNYILYGNGKATREISDTSIQLVRTCLVLNWNQNKKSSRWILGAVRIDPCSVVANALSIPPGEYVRKNETQRN, encoded by the coding sequence ATGGAGGTACTTATGGCAGAACGGGCCAATTTGGTCTTTCACAATAAAGCGATAGATGGAATTGCCATGAAACGACTTATTAGTCGATTAATCGATCACTTTGGAATGGCATATACGTCACACATCCTGGATCAAGTAAAGACTCTGGGTTTCCAGCAAGCCACTGCTACATCCATTTCATTAGGAATTGATGATCTTTTAACAATACCTTCTAAAGGATGGCTAGTCCAAGATGCTGaacaacaaagtttgagtttgGAAAAACACCATCATTATGGGAATGTACACGCGGTAGAAAAATTACGTCAATCTATTGAGATATGGTATTCTACAAGTGAATATTTGCGACAAGAAATGAATCCTAATTTTAGGATGACTGACCCTTATAATCCAGTCTATATAATGTCTTTTTCGGGAGCTAGAGGAAATGTGTCTCAGGTACATCAATTAGTAGGTATGAGAGGATTAATGTCAGATCCACAAGGACAAATGATTGATTTACCTATTCAAAGCAATTTACGCGAAGGACTCTCTTTAACAGAATATATCATTTCTTGCTACGGAGCCCGCAAAGGAGTTGTGGATACTGCTGTACGAACATCAGACGCTGGATATCTCACGCGAAGGCTTGTCGAAGTAGTTCAACATATTGTTGTACGTAGAACGGATTGTGGCACTATTCGAGGTATTTCTGTAACTTCTCGGAACGGCATAATGCCGGAAAGAATTTTTATCCAAACATTAATCGGTCGTGTATTAGCAGATGATATATATATGGGTTCACGGTGCATTGCCACCCGAAACCAAGATATCGGGGTTGGACTTGTCAACCGATTCATAACGCTTCGAACCCAACCAGTATCCATTCGAACTCCTTTTACTTGTAGGAGTGCATCTTGGATCTGTCGATTATGCTATGGCCGGAGTCCGACTCACGGCGACCTGGTTGAATTGGGAGAAGCTGTGGGTATTATTGCGGGTCAATCTATTGGGGAACCTGGTACTCAACTAACATTAAGAACTTTTCATACGGGCGGAGTATTCACAGGGGGTACTGCAGAACATGTACGAGCCCCTTCTAATGGAAAAATCCAATTCAATGAGGATTTAGTTCATCCCACACGTACACGTCATGGACATCCCGCCTTTCTATGTTATATCGACTTGTATGTCACTATTGAGAGTGAAGATACTCTACATAATGTAAATATTCCGCCCAAAAGTTTTCTTTTAGTTCAAAACAATCAATATGTTGAATCCGAACAAGTGATTGCTGAAATTCGCGCGGGGACAtctaacttgaattttaagGAAAGGGTTCGAAAACATATTTATTCGGACTCAGAAGGAGAAATGCACTGGAGTACCGATGTGTACCATGCACCCGAATTTACATACGGTAATGTTCATCTCTTACCAAAAACAAGTCATTTATGGATATTATCCGGAAGGCCGTACAGATCGAGTGTAGTCCCCTTTTCGCTCTCCAAGGATCAAGATCAAACGAAcattcattctctttctttcgAACAAATAGATATTTCTAACCCCTCAGTCATTAATGAtcaaataaaagagaaattatcGGACTCTTTTAGTAAAAAAGAGGATAGGATTCCTGATTATTCCGAACTTAATCTCATATATCCTGCAAAAAATTCTGATTTATTGGCAAAGAAACGAAGAAATAGATTCATTATTCCATTTCAATCGAATCAAGAACGAGAAAAAGACTTAAGGTACCGTTCTGGTCTCTCAATTGAAATACCTATAAATGGTATTTTTCGTAGAAATAGTATTTTTGCTTATTTCGATGATCCTCGATACCGAAGAAAGAGTTCGGGAATTACTAAATATGGGACTACAGAAATGCATTCAATCGTTAAAAAAGAGGATTTGATTGAGTATCGAGGAGTCAAAGAATTTCGACCAAAATACCAAATGAAAGTAGATCGGTTTTTTTTCATTCCCGAAGAAGTTCATATCTTACCCGGATCTTCGTCCATAATGGTACGCAACAATAGTATCATTGGAGTAGATACACAAATCACTTTAAATACAAGAAGCCGAGTGGGCGGAGTGGTCCGAGtggagaggaaaaaaaaaaagattgaacttaaaattttttctggAGATATACATTTTCCTGGGGAGACAGATAAAATATCCCGACATAGTGGCATTTTGATACCACCAGGCAGAACAAATTCCAAGGACTCAAAAGATTTGAAAAATTGGATCTATGTCCAACGGATCACCCCTACTAAGAAAAAATCTTTTGTTTTGGTTCGACCCGTAGTCCCATATGAAATAACGGACGGTATCAATTTAACAACACTTTTCCCTCAGTATTTGTTGCAGGAAAGGGATAATGTGCAACTTCGAGTTGTCAATTATATCCTTTATGGAAATGGCAAAGCCACTCGAGAAATTTCTGACACAAGTATTCAATTAGTACGTACTTGTTTAGTATTGAATtggaatcaaaataaaaaaagttcacGATGGATACTAGGCGCTGTGCGTATCGACCCGTGCAGTGTTGTAGCTAACGCGTTAAGTATCCCGCCTGGGGAGTACGTTCGCAAGAATGAAACTCAAAGGAATTGA
- the LOC130806508 gene encoding DNA-directed RNA polymerase subunit beta', which translates to MIDQYKHQQLRIGSVSPQQISAWATKILPNGEIVGEVTKPYTFHYKTNKPEKDGLFCERIFGPIKSGICACGNYRVIGDEKEDPKFCEQCGVEFVDSRIRRYQMGYIKLACPVTHVWYLKRLPSYIANFLDKPLKELEGLVYCDFSFARPIAKKPTFLRLRGLFEYEIQSWKYSIPLFFTTQGFDTFRNREISTGASAIREQLADLDLRTIIDYSFAEWKELGEEGPTGNEWEDRKVGRRKDFLVRRMELAKHFIRTNIEPEWMVLCLLPVLPPELRPIIQIDGGKLMSSDINELYRRVIYRNNTLTDLLSTSRSTPGELVMCQEKLVQEAVDTLLDNGIRGQPMRDGHNKVYKSFSDVIEGKEGRFRETLLGKRVDYSGRSVIVVGPSLSLHRCGLPREIAIELFQTFVIRGLIRKHLASNIGVAKRKIREKEPIVWKILQEVMQGHPILLNRAPTLHRLGIQAFQPILVEGRAICLHPLVCKGFNADFDGDQMAVHVPLSLEAQAEARLLMFSHMNLLSPAIGDPISVPTQDMLIGLYILTSGTRRGICANRYNPGTKKIYQNDQINNNNYQYMKEPFFCNSYDVIGAYRQKRINLDSPLWLRWQLDQRIIASKETPIEVHYESLGTYHEIYAHYLIIRSVKKEILFIYIRTTVGHISLYREIEEAIQGFCQACS; encoded by the exons atgatcGATCAGTATAAACATCAACAACTCCGAATTGGATCAGTTTCTCCTCAACAAATAAGTGCTTGGGCTACAAAAATCTTACCTAATGGAGAGATAGTTGGAGAGGTGACAAAACCTTATACTTTTCATTACAAAACCAATAAACCCGAAAAAGATGGATTATTTTGTGAAAGAATTTTTGGACCTATAAAAAGTGGAATTTGTGCTTGTGGAAATTATCGAGTAATCGGAGATGAAAAAGAAGACCCAAAATTTTGCGAACAATGCGGAGTCGAATTTGTTGATTCTCGAATACGAAGGTATCAAATGGGCTATATTAAATTGGCATGCCCGGTAACCCACGTGTGGTATTTGAAACGTCTTCCTAGTTATATCGCGAATTTTTTAGATAAACCTCTGAAAGAATTAGAGGGCCTGGTATACTGCGAT TTTTCATTTGCTAGGCCTATAGCGAAAAAACCTACTTTTTTACGATTACGAGGTTTATTCGAATATGAAATCCAATCCTGGAAATACAGCATCCCGCTTTTTTTTACTACCCAAGGGTTTGATACATTTCGAAATAGAGAAATATCGACTGGAGCAAGTGCTATTCGAGAACAATTAGCCGATTTGGATTTGCGAACTATTATAGATTATTCATTCGCAGAATGGAAAGAGTTAGGGGAAGAAGGACCGACCGGAAATGAATGGGAAGACCGAAAAGTTGGAAGACGAAAGGATTTTTTAGTTAGACGCATGGAATTAGCTAAGCATTTTATTCGAACAAATATCGAACCAGAATGGATGGTTTTATGTCTATTACCAGTTCTTCCTCCTGAGTTGAGACCGATCATTCAAATAGATGGAGGTAAATTAATGAGTTCGGATATTAATGAACTCTATAGAAGAGTTATCTATCGGAACAATACTCTTACTGATCTATTATCAACAAGTAGATCTACGCCGGGAGAATTAGTAATGTGTCAGGAGAAATTGGTACAAGAAGCGGTAGATACACTTCTTGATAATGGAATCCGTGGACAACCAATGAGGGATGGTCATAATAAAGTTTACAAGTCATTTTCAGATGTAATTGAGGGTAAAGAAGGAAGATTTCGTGAGACTTTACTTGGTAAACGGGTCGATTATTCCGGCCGTTCCGTCATTGTCGTAGGCCCTTCACTTTCATTACATCGATGTGGATTGCCTCGTGAAATTGCAATAGAGCTATTCCAGACATTTGTAATTCGTGGTCTAATTAGGAAACATCTTGCTTCGAACATAGGAGTTGCTAAGCGTAAAATTCGGGAAAAAGAGCCGATTGTATGGAAAATACTGCAGGAAGTTATGCAGGGGCATCCCATATTGTTAAATAGAGCGCCTACTCTGCATCGATTAGGTATACAGGCGTTCCAACCTATTTTAGTGGAAGGGCGCGCTATTTGTTTACATCCATTAGTTTGTAAAGGATTCAATGCAGACTTTGATGGGGATCAAATGGCTGTTCATGTACCTTTATCTTTGGAGGCTCAGGCGGAGGCGCGTTTACTTATGTTTTCGCATATGAATCTTTTGTCTCCAGCTATCGGGGATCCCATTTCCGTACCAACTCAAGATATGCTTATTGGACTCTATATATTAACGAGTGGGACTCGTCGAGGTATTTGTGCAAATAGGTATAATCCAGggactaaaaaaatatatcaaaatgatcaaattaataataataattatcagtATATGAAAGAACCCTTTTTTTGTAATTCCTATGATGTAATTGGAGCTTATCGtcaaaaaagaatcaatttagatagtccTTTGTGGCTCCGGTGGCAGTTAGATCAACGCATTATTGCTTCAAAAGAAACTCCTATTGAAGTTCACTATGAATCTTTGGGTACCTATCATGAGATTTATGCGCACTATCTAATAATAAGAAGTGTCAAAAAAGAAATTCTTTTTATATACATTCGAACTACGGTTGGTCATATTTCTCTTTATCGAGAAATTGAAGAAGCTATACAAGGATTTTGTCAAGCCTGCTCATAG
- the LOC130802459 gene encoding DNA-directed RNA polymerase subunit beta-like encodes MKMDGECPIQLIGPCRNKVQVYRSVRMPQLHTSLHFHLTPIVMINGSSRRDLLLNSQNFCHSIPAGAENPSLPRLCYWRLWGSRNRRALILGWAYYLDAFSSYPLRTWLPSVYRGHDNCPTLGTYYSPRWRRADIESNFYPLSDGPSTRHRRITNNFEDAVLISERLVYEDIYTSFHIRRYEIQTYVTSQGPEKVTSEIPHLEAHLLRNLDKNGIVRLGSWVETGDILVGKLTPQMAKESSYAPEDRLLRAILGIQVSTSKETCLKLPIGGRGRVIDVRWIQKKGGSSYNPEMIHVYILQKREIKIGDKVAGRHGNKGIISRILPRQDMPYLQDGRPVDMIFNPLGVPSRMNVGQIFECSLGLAGSLLDRHYRIAPFDERYEQEASRKLVFSELYEASKQTANPWVFEPEYPGKSRIFDGRTGDPFEQPVIIGNPYILKLIHQVDDKIHGRSSGHYALVTQQPLRGRAKQGGQRVGEMEVWALEGFGVAHILQEMLTYKSDHIKARQEVLGTTIIGGTITNPEDAPESFRLLVRELRSLALELNHFLVSEKNFQINRREA; translated from the exons atgaaaatggatggcgAGTGCCCGATCCAATTGATCGGGCCATGTAGGAACAAGGTTCAAGTCTATCGGTCTGTTAGGATGCCTCAGCTGCATACATCACTGCACTTCCACTTGACACCTATCGTAATGATAAACGGCTCGTCTCGCCGTGACCTTCTCTTGAATTCTCAAAACTTCTGTCACTCCATCCCCGCAGGGGCAGAGAACCCGTCGCTGCCTCGGCTGTGCTATTGGCGGCTCTGGGGAAGTCGGAATAGGAGAGCACTCATCTTGGGGTGGGCTTACTACTTAGATGCTTTCAGCAGTTATCCGCTCCGCACTTGGCTACCCAGCGTTTACCGTGGGCACGATAACTG CCCAACCCTTGGAACATACTACAGCCCCAGGTGgcgaagagccgacatcgag AGTAACTTTTATCCGTTGAGCGACGGCCCTTCCACTCGGCACCGTCGGATCACTAACAATTTTGAAGATGCGGTACTCATTAGTGAGCGTCTTGTGTATGAAGATATTTATACTTCTTTTCACATACGGAGATATGAAATTCAGACTTATGTGACAAGTCAAGGTCCTGAAAAGGTCACTAGCGAAATACCACATTTAGAAGCTCATTTACTCCGCAATTTAGACAAAAATGGAATTGTGAGGCTGGGATCGTGGGTAGAAACAGGTGATATTTTAGTAGGTAAATTAACGCCTCAGATGGCAAAAGAATCTTCGTATGCTCCAGAAGATAGATTATTACGAGCTATACTTGGCATTCAGGTATCCACATCAAAGGAAACTTGTCTAAAACTGCCTATAGGGGGTAGGGGGCGAGTTATTGATGTGAGATGGATCCAGAAAAAGGGGGGTTCTAGTTATAATCCAGAAATGattcatgtatatattttacaGAAACGTGAAATCAAAATAGGTGATAAAGTAGCTGGAAGGCATGGAAATAAGGGTATCATTTCCAGAATTTTGCCTAGACAAGATATGCCTTATTTGCAAGATGGAAGACCCGTTGATATGATCTTTAACCCATTAGGAGTACCGTCACGAATGAATGTAGGACAGATATTTGAATGTTCGCTCGGGTTAGCGGGGAGTCTGCTAGATAGACATTATCGAATAGCACCTTTTGATGAGAGATATGAACAAGAGGCTTCGAGAAAACTAGTGTTTTCGGAATTATATGAAGCCAGTAAGCAAACAGCGAATCCATGGGTATTTGAACCCGAGTATCCGGGAAAGAGTCGAATATTTGATGGAAGAACGGGAGATCCTTTTGAACAGCCTGTTATAATAGGAAATccttatatattgaaattaattcaTCAAGTTGATGATAAAATCCACGGCCGTTCTAGTGGACATTATGCACTTGTTACACAACAACCCCTTCGAGGAAGAGCCAAGCAAGGAGGACAGAGGGTAGGAGAAATGGAGGTTTGGGCTCTAGAAGGATTTGGTGTTGCTCATATTTTACAAGAAATGCTTACTTATAAATCGGATCATATTAAAGCTCGCCAAGAAGTACTTGGTACTACGATCATTGGGGGAACAATAACTAACCCCGAAGATGCTCCAGAATCTTTTCGACTGCTTGTTCGAGAACTACGATCTTTAGCTCTGGAACTGAATCATTTCCTTGTATCTGAAAAAAACTTCCAGATTAATAGGAGGGAAGCTTAA
- the LOC130802528 gene encoding protein TIC 214-like yields the protein MIFQSFLLGNLVSLGMKIINSVVVVGLYYGFLTTFSIGPSYLFLLRSQVMEEGEEGTEKKVSATTGFIMGQLMMFISIYYTPLHLALGRPHTITVLALPYLLFHFFWNNHKHFFDYGSTSRNSMRNLSIQCVFLNNLIFQLFNYFILPSSTLARLVNIYMFRCNNKMLFVTSSFVGWLIGHILFMKWVGLVLVWIQQNPSIRSNKYLVSELRNSMARIFSILFFITCVYYLGRMPSPIFTKKLKETPETKESEEETEQEEEGFTEEDPSPSLFSEEKEDPDKIQIDEMEKIRVNGKDKTKDEFHLHLKEACYKNSPTSLEILKEEKKNFFGFEKSLLFLLFDYKRWNRPTRYIKNNRFENAVRNEMSQYFFYTCQNDGKQRISFTYPPSLSIFWEMIQRKISLDTTEKFLYDDELSNNWISTNEQKRNSLSNELNNRITVLDKDIFYIDVLDKKTRLCLENKNDKTKREFLKKIHDPLLMGSYRVLIKKMVSPFININETTVNNLIDKFFINKIHNVLLNDSNYQEFELKKPKMSQFDGDSTFNQNKNLLFSEQEQISSENKERFFNFLIDTTTAYAFTQPISKRINEIRKKVPRWSHQLINEPEQYERALEKDVVLDYEIRTRQSNPVVIYTTKQDNNDADEVDLTQYAQQSDFRRDIIKGSMRAQRRKILILELFQAKVHSPLFFNRTKEASFYSVYVVTLIRRVQRYMRKKPEIPLSQQEKLKEQEVKKEELAEKKLEEFLLTQKEEKAKLEEDKQIKVAETWDTVPFAQLIRSLMLMTQSIFRKYILIPLLIIAKNIVRLLLFQRAEWSEDFDCHKRLYRKIDFRRNEKDIYGRIVTIEYDPNRNAYICLIHYGDGEKRYILHPRGAIIGDTIVSGTEVPIKMGNALPLTDMPLGTAIHNIEITLGKGGQLARAAGAVAKLIAKEGKSATLKLPSGEVRLISKNCSATVGQVGNVGVNQKRLGRAGSKRWLGKRPVVRGVVMNPVDHPHGGGEGRAPIGRKNPTTPWGYPALGRRSRKRNKYSDNFIIRRRSK from the coding sequence atgatttttcaatcttttctaCTAGGTAATCTAGTATCCTTAGGCATGAAGATAATCAATTCGGTCGTTGTGGTCGGACTCTATTATGGATTTCTGACCACATTCTCCATAGGGCCCTCTTATCTCTTCCTTCTCCGATCTCAGGTtatggaagaaggagaagaaggaacCGAGAAGAAGGTATCAGCAACAACTGGTTTTATTATGGGACAGCTCATGATGTTCATATCGATCTATTATACGCCTCTGCATCTAGCATTGGGTAGACCTCATACAATAACTGTCCTAGCTCTACCCTATCTTTTGTTTCATTTCTTCTGGAACAATCACAAACACTTTTTTGATTATGGATCTACTAGCAGAAATTCAATGCGTAATCTCAGCATTCAATGTGTATTCctgaataatctcatttttcaattattcaACTATTTCATTTTACCAAGTTCAACGTTAGCCAGATTAGTCAACATTTATATGTTTCGATGCAACAACAAGATGTTATTTGTAACAAGTAGTTTTGTTGGTTGGTTAATTGGTCACATTTTATTCATGAAATGGGTTGGATTGGTATTAGTCTGGATACAGCAAAATCCTTCTATTCGATCTAATAAGTACCTTGTGTCAGAATTGAGAAATTCTATGGCTCGAATCTTTAGTATTCTCTTCTTTATTACCTGTGTCTACTATTTAGGCAGAATGCCGTCACctatttttactaaaaaacTGAAAGAAACCCCAGAAACGAAAGAAAGTGAGGAAGAAACAGAACAGGAAGAAGAGGGATTCACCGAAGAAGATCCTTCTCCTTCCCTTTTTTCGGAAGAAAAGGAGGATCCGGACAAAATCCAAATCGATGAAATGGAAAAGATCCGAGTGAATGGAAAGGACAAAACAAAGGATGAATTCCACTTGCACTTAAAAGAAGCATGCTATAAAAATAGCCCAACTTCGTTAGAAATActtaaagaagaaaagaaaaacttcTTCGGGTTTGAAAAatcccttctttttcttcttttcgacTATAAACGTTGGAATCGTCCAACGCGATATATAAAAAACAATCGATTTGAAAATGCGGTAAGAAATGAAATgtcacaatattttttttatacatgtcAAAATGATGGAAAACAAAGAATTTCTTTTACATATCCACCCAGTTTATCAATTTTCTGGGAAATGATACAAAGAAAGATTTCTTTGGATACAACAGAAAAATTCTTATATGATGATGAACTATCCAATAATTGGATTTCTACaaatgaacaaaaaagaaacagtttaagcaatgaattaaataatagaaTTACGGTTCTAGACAAAGACATTTTTTATATAGATGTACTCGATAAAAAAACAAGATTATGcttagaaaacaaaaatgataaaactaaaagggaatttttgaaaaaaatacatgATCCATTATTAATGGGATCCTATCgtgttttaataaaaaaaatggtttcaccctttataaatataaatgaaactacagtgaataatttaattgataaattttttataaataaaattcataatGTTTTACTTAATGATTCCAATTATCAAGAATTTGaacttaaaaaaccaaaaatgagTCAATTTGATGGAGACTCAACattcaatcaaaacaaaaatttgttattttccgaacaagaacaaattagttcagaaaataaagaaagatttttcaattttttaattgatacaaCCACAGCATATGCGTTTACTCAACCaatttcaaaaagaataaacgaaataagaaaaaaagttCCTCGTTGGTCACACCAATTAATTAACGAGCCCGAACAATATGAAAGAGCACTTGAAAAAGACGTGGTGCTGGATTATGAAATCCGCACAAGGCAATCGAACCCTGTAGTGATTTATACGACTAAGCAAGATAATAACGATGCAGACGAAGTGGATTTGACACAGTATGCCCAACAATCTGATTTTCGTCGAGATATAATCAAAGGTTCCATGCGTGCTCAAAGACGTAAAATTCTTATTTTGGAATTGTTTCAAGCAAAAGTACATTCGCCACTTTTTTTCAACCGAACAAAGGAAGCCTCTTTTTATTCTGTGTATGTTGTTACACTTATTAGACGAGTTCAAAGGTATATGAGAAAAAAACCAGAAATTCCACTTTCTCAACAGGAAAAATTAAAGGAACAAGAAGTAAAGAAAGAAGAATTAgcggaaaaaaaattagaagaatTTCTATTAACGcaaaaggaagaaaaagcaAAACTAGAAGaagataaacaaataaaagtagCCGAAACCTGGGATACCGTCCCGTTTGCTCAACTAATAAGGAGTTTGATGTTAATGACTCAGtccatttttagaaaatatattttaattccttTATTGATAATAGCAAAAAATATTGTTCGTCTACTATTATTCCAACGTGCTGAGTGGTCTGAAGATTTCGATTGTCATAAGCGTCTATACCGTAAAATCGATTTTCGACGGAATGAAAAAGACATATATGGTAGAATCGTAACCATAGAATACGACCCTAATCGAAATGCATACATTTGTCTCATACACTATGGGGATGGTGAGAAGAGATATATTTTACATCCCCGAGGGGCTATAATTGGAGATACCATTGTTTCTGGTACAGAAGTTCCTATAAAAATGGGAAATGCCTTACCTTTGACCGATATGCCCTTAGGCACGGCCATACATAACATAGAAATCACACTTGGAAAGGGTGGACAATTAGCTAGAGCAGCGGGTGCTGTAGCGAAACTGATTGCAAAAGAGGGGAAATCGGCCACATTAAAATTACCTTCTGGGGAGGTACGTTTGATATCCAAAAACTGCTCAGCAACAGTCGGACAAGTGGGAAATGTTGGAGTGAACCAGAAAAGGTTGGGTAGAGCCGGATCTAAGCGTTGGCTAGGTAAGCGTCCTGTAGTAAGAGGAGTAGTTATGAACCCTGTAGACCATCCCCATGGGGGTGGTGAGGGGAGGGCCCCAATTGGTAGAAAAAACCCCACAACCCCTTGGGGTTATCCTGcacttggaagaagaagtagaaaaaggaataaatatagtgataattttattattcgTCGACGTAGTAAAtag
- the LOC130806562 gene encoding 50S ribosomal protein L22, chloroplastic-like, whose protein sequence is MEVNFMGLFKKKKKKEEFDYMRLYQWRLKEEYESGKPDEITTRGQSISMSADKARRVIDQIRGRSYEETLMILELMPYRACYPIFKLIYSAAANASHNRKFNKANLIISKAEVNKGTTMKKLKPRARGRSFMIKKPTCHITIVLRDTSFFDGYEKYIESLIPDDILTLFRVMPLGRRVELFSGRYMDKFKLKSMFYRLGIL, encoded by the coding sequence ATGGAGGTAAACTTTATgggtttgtttaaaaaaaaaaaaaagaaggaagaatttgattacatgcgtcTGTACCAGTGGCGTCTAAAAGAGGAATACGAATCAGGGAAACCCGATGAGATAACTACTAGAGGTCAATCTATATCGATGTCTGCTGATAAAGCCAGAAGAGTAATTGATCAGATTCGTGGGCGTTCCTACGAAGAAACCCTTATGATATTAGAACTTATGCCCTATCGAGCATGTTATcctatttttaaattgatttattcTGCAGCAGCAAATGCTAGTCACAATAGAAAATTTAACAAAGCGAACTTAATTATTAGTAAAGCTGAAGTTAATAAAGGCACTaccatgaaaaaattaaaaccgcgAGCTCGCGGACGTAGTTTCATGATAAAAAAACCTACTTGTCACATAACTATTGTATTAAGAGATACAAGCTTCTTTGATGgatatgaaaaatatatagaaaGTTTAATTCCAGATGATATATTAACTTTGTTCCGTGTTATGCCTTTAGGTAGGCGAGTAGAACTTTTTTCTGGTCGTTATATGGATAAGTTTAAATTAAAGTCTATGTTTTACCGTCTAGGTATATTATAA
- the LOC130806553 gene encoding 30S ribosomal protein S3, chloroplastic: protein MGQKINPLGFRLGTTQSHYSLWFSQPKNYSEGLQEDQKIRDCIKNYIQKNTKTSSGVEGIARIEIQKRIDLIQVIIHMGFPKLLIENRPKGVEDLKINVQKELNCVNRKLNIAITRIAKPYGDPNILAEFIAGQLKSRVSFRKAMKKAIELTEQADTKGIQIQIAGRIDGKEIARIEWIREGRVPLQTIHAKIDYCAYTVRTIYGVLGIKIWIFIDEE from the coding sequence ATGGGACAAAAAATAAATCCACTTGGTTTCAGACTTGGTACAACCCAAAGTCATTATTCCCTTTGGTTTTCACAACCAAAAAACTACTCAGAGGGTCTACAAGAAGATCAAAAAATAAGGGATTGTATCaaaaattatatacaaaaaaatacaaaaacatcCTCAGGTGTCGAAGGAATTGCACGTatcgaaattcaaaaaagaatCGATTTGATACAGGTGATAATTCATATGGGATTCCCGAagttattaatagaaaatagaCCAAAAGGGGTTGAagacttaaaaataaatgtccAAAAAGAATTGAATTGTGTGAACCGAAAACTGAACATTGCTATTACAAGAATTGCAAAGCCTTATGGAGACCCTAATATTCTTGCCGAATTTATAGCCGGACAACTAAAGAGTAGGGTATCATTTCGAAAAGCAATGAAAAAAGCTATCGAATTAACTGAACAAGCTGATACAAAAGGaattcaaatacaaattgcAGGCCGTATCGATGGAAAAGAAATTGCACGTATCGAATGGATAAGAGAGGGTAGGGTTCCCCTACAAACCATTCATGCGAAAATTGATTATTGTGCCTATACCGTTCGAACTATCTATGGGGTATTGGGTATCAAAATTTGGATATTTATAGACGAAGAATAA